A region from the Rhodamnia argentea isolate NSW1041297 chromosome 7, ASM2092103v1, whole genome shotgun sequence genome encodes:
- the LOC115734721 gene encoding uncharacterized protein LOC115734721: MARRSLKSWCNYEAVAKEEDDPFFFPTLLSPDFGYYVMSCGNGCATLEWNYCLPFDHQESLWEAPPLITSFPPDPLCPQIFDFEHNPHDAIQGLDIEDYSANGTVIFKEMGAQNEPKQRVLYLHNSGQENGHGEAGGDDKRLTKGKSYSYGNSRMLSREQISQYFYMPITRAAKELNIGLTLLKKRCRELGIRRWPHRKLMSLQTLIKNVQEMRGGGSENEEQLGKVVNLLELEKKLMEEIPDIQLEDKTKRLRQACFKANYKKRKLVGLMDSGSTSSRSSATAEDDGMSAGFADEEDVRSLLFDDSPSCSSTI; this comes from the exons ATGGCGAGAAGGTCACTCAAGTCCTGGTGCAACTATGAAGCAGTggccaaagaagaagatgacccCTTCTTCTTCCCAACCCTCCTCTCCCCCGACTTCGGGTACTATGTTATGTCCTG TGGGAACGGATGTGCGACACTGGAGTGGAACTATTGCTTGCCCTTTGATCATCAAGAGAGCCTCTGGGAAGCTCCTCCTCTGATCACGAGCTTCCCGCCCGATCCTTTGTGCCCtcaaattttcgattttgaGCACAACCCGCACGATGCTATTCAAG GTCTTGATATTGAAGATTATTCTGCAAATGGGACCGTGATCTTCAAGGAGATGGGTGCACAGAACGAGCCCAAGCAACGTGTTCTGTATCTCCATAACAGTGGCCAAGAAAATGGGCACGGCGAAGCAGGTGGTGACGACAAGAGACTCACGAAAGGCAAGAGCTATAGCTACGGCAACAGCAGAATGCTGTCGAGGGAGCAGATATCACAGTACTTTTACATGCCGATAACTCGAGCGGCGAAGGAGCTCAACATCGGGTTGACCCTCTTGAAGAAACGGTGTCGAGAGTTAGGCATCCGCCGGTGGCCCCACCGGAAGTTGATGAGCCTCCAAACTCTCATCAAGAATGTCCAG GAAATGCGAGGAGGCGGCTCGGAGAACGAGGAGCAGCTTGGAAAGGTTGTGAATTTGCTCGAGCTAGAGAAGAAGCTGATGGAGGAAATCCCGGACATACAGCTAGAGGACAAGACAAAGAGGCTGAGACAAGCTTGTTTCAAAGCGAACTACAAGAAGAGGAAGCTGGTTGGACTGATGGACTCAGGAAGCACTTCTTCCAGAAGCAGCGCGACCGCGGAAGATGACGGCATGAGCGCGGGTTTTGCGGATGAGGAGGACGTGAGATCTCTCTTGTTTGACGACTCTCCTTCATGTAGTAGCACCATATGA
- the LOC115734928 gene encoding malate dehydrogenase, chloroplastic-like, with protein MAASAAASMSIGSTISFGNKTGHFPQSKPFGVKISSQNSFTSFSCLKAVKSVSCEADSSFLGKETTSALRQSFAPKAQKQNQNFQYQLQPQASYKVTVLGAAGGIGQPLALLVKMSPLVSALHLYDIANVKGVAADLSHCNTPSQVLDFTGASELANSLKGANVVVIPAGVPRKPGMTRDDLFNINANIVKTLVEAVADNCPDAFIHIISNPVNSTVPIAAEVLKQKGVYDPKKLFGVTTLDVVRANTFVAEKKNLKLIDVDVPVVGGHAGITILPLLSKAKPSVSFTDEEVEQLTVRIQNAGTEVVEAKAGAGSATLSMAYAAARFVESSLRALDGDGDVYECAFVQSDLTDLPFFASRVKLGKKGVEALIPSDLQGLTEYEQKALEALKPELKASIEKGIAFVHKQPVAA; from the coding sequence ATGGCAGCATCAGCAGCAGCTTCCATGTCAATCGGATCAACAATCTCTTTTGGCAATAAAACTGGTCACTTTCCTCAATCAAAACCTTTTGGAGTGAAAATCAGCTCACAGAATTCTTTCACAAGTTTTAGCTGCCTCAAGGCAGTGAAATCTGTGAGCTGCGAAGCAGACTCATCCTTCTTGGGCAAGGAAACAACTTCAGCTCTAAGACAATCTTTTGCACCGAAAGCCCAGAAACAAAACCAGAATTTCCAATATCAACTCCAACCACAAGCATCATACAAAGTGACGGTTCTTGGTGCAGCTGGTGGGATAGGTCAACCTCTGGCGCTTCTAGTCAAGATGTCCCCCTTAGTTTCAGCCCTTCACCTTTACGATATAGCTAATGTGAAGGGAGTTGCAGCTGATCTTAGCCACTGTAATACTCCTTCTCAGGTTCTGGATTTCACAGGAGCCTCTGAACTTGCCAATTCCCTGAAAGGTGCTAATGTAGTAGTCATTCCAGCTGGTGTTCCGAGAAAACCGGGCATGACCCGTGATGACCTGTTCAACATAAATGCCAACATAGTGAAGACCCTTGTTGAGGCTGTAGCAGATAACTGCCCTGATGCCTTCATCCACATCATCAGCAACCCGGTCAACTCAACTGTGCCGATTGCAGCAGAAGTTCTCAAGCAGAAGGGTGTTTATGACCCGAAAAAGCTATTTGGCGTCACTACACTCGATGTTGTTCGAGCAAATACTTTTGTCGCTGAGAAGAAGAACCTGAAACTCATTGATGTTGATGTCCCTGTTGTGGGTGGACACGCCGGAATCACCATTTTACCCTTGCTCTCGAAGGCAAAGCCTTCGGTTAGCTTCACAGATGAAGAAGTGGAGCAGCTGACTGTTAGGATCCAGAATGCTGGGACTGAAGTGGTGGAGGCGAAGGCTGGCGCAGGGTCAGCCACACTTTCCATGGCATATGCTGCCGCTCGATTCGTGGAGTCTTCCCTGCGCGCTTTGGATGGAGATGGGGATGTCTACGAGTGCGCCTTTGTTCAGTCGGATCTCACCGACCTCCCATTCTTCGCGTCCAGGGTTAAGCTTGGGAAGAAAGGGGTCGAAGCACTGATTCCCTCTGACCTCCAGGGGCTGACGGAGTATGAGCAGAAGGCCTTGGAAGCACTAAAGCCCGAACTAAAGGCCAGCATTGAGAAGGGCATCGCGTTTGTCCACAAGCAACCAGTTGCTGCTTAA
- the LOC115734930 gene encoding GDSL esterase/lipase At1g74460-like, whose protein sequence is MSVSNMKFVLVLTTLIVTILGTSLNGCDSKVVQFIFGDSLSDVGNNNRMSRSLAKANLPWYGIDFGNGLPNGRFSNGRTVADFIGDEMGLPRPPPYLDPSLTEDMILENGVNYASGGGGILNETGTYFIQRFSLYKQIELFHGTQQMIRKKIGTDAAQKFFQESRYVVALGSNDFINNYLMPVYSDSWKYNDDAFIDYLTETLQGQLELLHSLGARQLMVFGLGPMGCIPLQRVLSSSGDCQDRANKLALSFNRATSQMLEKMSGKLTNASYRFADAYDVVNDVISNPYKYGFNNSDSPCCSFGSIRPALTCIPASTLCQDRSKYVFWDEYHPTDTANQIVAKELKKKFGFSRVNSGNAPSSAPAIAPAFAPSPQG, encoded by the exons ATGTCTGTTTCGAATATGAAGTTTGTTTTGGTGCTAACGACATTGATAGTAACCATCCTCGGGACATCGCTTAATGGATGCGATTCCAAGGTCGTGCAGTTCATTTTCGGGGACTCTCTTTCCGACGTTGGCAACAACAACCGGATGTCGAGAAGCCTCGCCAAGGCCAACTTGCCGTGGTACGGCATCGATTTTGGCAATGGACTCCCTAATGGGAGGTTCAGCAATGGCCGCACTGTTGCAGATTTCATTG GCGACGAAATGGGTCTTCCGAGGCCGCCTCCGTATCTCGATCCGTCTCTAACGGAGGACATGATTTTGGAAAACGGAGTGAACTATGCCTCAGGAGGTGGAGGGATCTTGAATGAAACAGGGACGTACTTT ATTCAAAGGTTTTCTCTGTACAAGCAAATCGAGCTCTTCCATGGAACGCAGCAAATGATCAGGAAAAAGATCGGCACGGATGCAGCTCAGAAGTTCTTCCAAGAATCCCGGTATGTCGTCGCCTTAGGAAGCAATGACTTCATCAACAATTACCTGATGCCAGTTTACAGCGATTCGTGGAAATACAACGATGATGCCTTCATCGATTATCTGACCGAGACACTCCAGGGACAACTTGAG TTATTGCACAGCTTAGGGGCGAGGCAGCTAATGGTGTTCGGGTTGGGGCCGATGGGCTGCATTCCGCTCCAAAGGGTGTTGAGTTCATCGGGGGACTGTCAAGATAGGGCGAACAAATTGGCGCTCAGCTTCAATCGCGCCACAAGCCAGATGCTGGAGAAAATGTCAGGCAAACTCACCAATGCCAGCTACAGATTCGCCGATGCTTATGATGTTGTCAACGATGTAATAAGCAACCCATATAAATATG GATTCAACAACTCGGACTCGCCCTGCTGTTCTTTTGGAAGTATCAGGCCTGCCCTCACTTGTATTCCTGCATCAACACTCTGTCAAGACAGGAGCAAGTATGTGTTCTGGGATGAGTACCACCCAACCGATACCGCTAACCAAATTGTCGCtaaagaacttaaaaaaaagtttggattttcacgCGTGAACAGCGGCAATGCTCCTTCCAGTGCACCGGCCATTGCACCAGCCTTTGCACCATCGCCGCAAGGTTAA
- the LOC115734927 gene encoding cyclic dof factor 1-like isoform X1: protein MQETHDPAIKLFGMKIPVSSSAADDAVPAAARPDEREDGGGRGGEEEYDGDDGEEEEEDAEQFQDASAEKAPENMQEKGEPHPNSPELNPPGTSPEAVNPMTPSIHEESVKTQIPEAGAREENGSPKNSQEKTLKKPDKILPCPRCNSMDTKFCYYNNYNVNQPRHFCRACQRYWTAGGTMRNVPVGAGRRKNKNAATRYRHITISEALQASRVDSANGAQLCHLRTNGAVLTFGLDSPVCSSQSPIPNIAEKTTVLNGYKNGFQDFENGDDSSTSSSVTVSNSMNEKGLNFPQEQGMGNVNGFSTQIPCLPGVPWPYPWNPTMSSPAFCPSGCPPMSFYPAPFWACGVIPNAWNIPCLSPQSPFCNQKTTTSGPNLPTLGKHSREPEPLKSDTSLEQVEPPRRKNGCVLVPKTLRIDDPSEAAKSSIWAALGIKAFEPKSGEGKVKAAQTSPHLCANPATLSRSLNFHENT from the exons ATGCAAGAAACCCACGACCCCGCCATCAAGCTCTTCGGCATGAAGATCCCCGtttcctcctccgccgccgatGACGCGGTTCCTGCGGCGGCGAGACCGGATGAGAGGgaagatggaggaggaagaggaggagaggaagagTACGATGGAGATGAcggggaagaggaagaagaggacgcAGAGCAG TTCCAGGACGCTTCAGCTGAAAAGGCTCCTGAGAATATGCAAGAAAAGGGTGAGCCACATCCAAATTCTCCGGAACTGAATCCCCCTGGGACTTCTCCGGAGGCTGTGAACCCTATGACGCCCTCTATTCATGAAGAGAGTGTGAAAACGCAAATCCCTGAGGCTGGAGCACGAGAAGAGAATGGCTCGCCCAAAAATTCGCAAGAGAAAACCCTGAAGAAACCAGACAAGATCCTTCCTTGCCCGCGCTGTAACAGCATGGACACAAAATTCTGTTACTACAACAATTACAATGTCAATCAGCCCCGGCACTTCTGCAGAGCCTGCCAAAGGTACTGGACTGCGGGGGGTACTATGAGGAATGTTCCCGTGGGAGCGGGACGGCGGAAGAACAAGAACGCTGCCACACGTTATCGCCACATCACCATCTCCGAGGCTCTCCAAGCATCCAGAGTTGATTCTGCAAATGGGGCTCAACTCTGCCATTTGAGAACCAATGGAGCCGTCCTCACCTTTGGTTTGGACTCCCCTGTGTGCAGTTCTCAGTCCCCCATCCCAAATATTGCCGAGAAGACGACAGTGTTAAACGGTTACAAAAATGGGTTTCAGGACTTCGAAAATGGGGATGATAGCTCCACCTCTTCCTCCGTCACAGTATCGAACTCCATGAATGAGAAAGGCCTAAATTTCCCACAAGAACAAGGGATGGGAAATGTTAATGGATTTTCTACGCAGATACCTTGCCTTCCCGGCGTTCCTTGGCCTTATCCATGGAATCCCACGATGTCCTCACCCGCCTTTTGCCCTTCAGGATGTCCACCGATGTCATTTTACCCTGCACCCTTTTGGGCTTGTGGTGTTATTCCTAATGCCTGGAACATTCCTTGTTTGTCACCTCAGTCACCCTTTTGCAACCAAAAGACCACAACTTCTGGTCCAAATTTGCCGACACTGGGAAAGCATTCGAGAGAACCTGAGCCACTTAAGTCAGATACTTCATTGGAACAAGTGGAACCCCCAAGACGGAAGAATGGTTGCGTTTTGGTTCCGAAGACGCTGCGTATAGATGATCCCAGCGAGGCTGCCAAAAGTTCAATATGGGCAGCCCTCGGTATTAAGGCCTTCGAACCAAAGTCCGGAGAAGGCAAAGTTAAAGCTGCCCAAACCTCACCACACTTGTGTGCTAATCCCGCGACATTGTCTCGATCCCTCAATTTCCATGAGAACACTTGA
- the LOC115734927 gene encoding cyclic dof factor 1-like isoform X2: MQETHDPAIKLFGMKIPVSSSAADDAVPAAARPDEREDGGGRGGEEEYDGDDGEEEEEDAEQDASAEKAPENMQEKGEPHPNSPELNPPGTSPEAVNPMTPSIHEESVKTQIPEAGAREENGSPKNSQEKTLKKPDKILPCPRCNSMDTKFCYYNNYNVNQPRHFCRACQRYWTAGGTMRNVPVGAGRRKNKNAATRYRHITISEALQASRVDSANGAQLCHLRTNGAVLTFGLDSPVCSSQSPIPNIAEKTTVLNGYKNGFQDFENGDDSSTSSSVTVSNSMNEKGLNFPQEQGMGNVNGFSTQIPCLPGVPWPYPWNPTMSSPAFCPSGCPPMSFYPAPFWACGVIPNAWNIPCLSPQSPFCNQKTTTSGPNLPTLGKHSREPEPLKSDTSLEQVEPPRRKNGCVLVPKTLRIDDPSEAAKSSIWAALGIKAFEPKSGEGKVKAAQTSPHLCANPATLSRSLNFHENT, translated from the exons ATGCAAGAAACCCACGACCCCGCCATCAAGCTCTTCGGCATGAAGATCCCCGtttcctcctccgccgccgatGACGCGGTTCCTGCGGCGGCGAGACCGGATGAGAGGgaagatggaggaggaagaggaggagaggaagagTACGATGGAGATGAcggggaagaggaagaagaggacgcAGAGCAG GACGCTTCAGCTGAAAAGGCTCCTGAGAATATGCAAGAAAAGGGTGAGCCACATCCAAATTCTCCGGAACTGAATCCCCCTGGGACTTCTCCGGAGGCTGTGAACCCTATGACGCCCTCTATTCATGAAGAGAGTGTGAAAACGCAAATCCCTGAGGCTGGAGCACGAGAAGAGAATGGCTCGCCCAAAAATTCGCAAGAGAAAACCCTGAAGAAACCAGACAAGATCCTTCCTTGCCCGCGCTGTAACAGCATGGACACAAAATTCTGTTACTACAACAATTACAATGTCAATCAGCCCCGGCACTTCTGCAGAGCCTGCCAAAGGTACTGGACTGCGGGGGGTACTATGAGGAATGTTCCCGTGGGAGCGGGACGGCGGAAGAACAAGAACGCTGCCACACGTTATCGCCACATCACCATCTCCGAGGCTCTCCAAGCATCCAGAGTTGATTCTGCAAATGGGGCTCAACTCTGCCATTTGAGAACCAATGGAGCCGTCCTCACCTTTGGTTTGGACTCCCCTGTGTGCAGTTCTCAGTCCCCCATCCCAAATATTGCCGAGAAGACGACAGTGTTAAACGGTTACAAAAATGGGTTTCAGGACTTCGAAAATGGGGATGATAGCTCCACCTCTTCCTCCGTCACAGTATCGAACTCCATGAATGAGAAAGGCCTAAATTTCCCACAAGAACAAGGGATGGGAAATGTTAATGGATTTTCTACGCAGATACCTTGCCTTCCCGGCGTTCCTTGGCCTTATCCATGGAATCCCACGATGTCCTCACCCGCCTTTTGCCCTTCAGGATGTCCACCGATGTCATTTTACCCTGCACCCTTTTGGGCTTGTGGTGTTATTCCTAATGCCTGGAACATTCCTTGTTTGTCACCTCAGTCACCCTTTTGCAACCAAAAGACCACAACTTCTGGTCCAAATTTGCCGACACTGGGAAAGCATTCGAGAGAACCTGAGCCACTTAAGTCAGATACTTCATTGGAACAAGTGGAACCCCCAAGACGGAAGAATGGTTGCGTTTTGGTTCCGAAGACGCTGCGTATAGATGATCCCAGCGAGGCTGCCAAAAGTTCAATATGGGCAGCCCTCGGTATTAAGGCCTTCGAACCAAAGTCCGGAGAAGGCAAAGTTAAAGCTGCCCAAACCTCACCACACTTGTGTGCTAATCCCGCGACATTGTCTCGATCCCTCAATTTCCATGAGAACACTTGA
- the LOC115734939 gene encoding uncharacterized protein LOC115734939 isoform X1, producing the protein MFPNKKHSKRRPRAAAQSSPSAPRAATPAPTALPSSHRPFTPSTSLVDQELETLQDTSSFLLESLQISLDGAATPTSPNPNPRSFPYSVKQQCWDKADRLKGRDPDRWRRDAVGNIVFRKLVGCPGCLCHDYDHIVPYSKGGKSTLENCQVLQATVNRSKGNQTEISRADLIRRSSYCRVSDRDMDLLELSAYGNVRRDHDSGGCRIQ; encoded by the exons ATGTTCCCCAACAAGAAGCACTCGAAGCGAAGGCCTCGCGCCGCTGCCCAGTCCTCGCCGTCCGCGCCACGCGCCGCCACCCCCGCCCCCACCGCACTGCCTTCATCTCACCGCCCTTTCACCCCCTCAACCTCTCTCGTCGACCAAGAGCTCGAGACTCTCCAGGacacctcctccttcctcttggaGAGCCTCCAAATCTCGCTCGACGGAGCCGCGACCCCCACGAGCCCTAATCCTAACCCCAGGAGCTTCCCTTACAGCGTGAAGCAGCAGTGCTGGGACAAGGCCGACAGGCTCAAGGGCCGTGATCCCGACAGGTGGCGTCGCGACGCCGTCGGGAACATCGTGTTCCGCAAGCTCGTCGGTTGCCCTGGGTGTCTCTGCCACGATTACGATCACATCGTGCCTTACTCTAAG GGAGGGAAAAGCACGTTGGAAAATTGCCAGGTTTTACAG GCAACAGTAAATCGTTCAAAGGGAAACCAGACAGAGATTTCTAGAGCTGATCTCATCAGGAGAAGTTCTTATTGCCGAGTTTCAG ACCGTGACATGGATCTTCTTGAATTGTCCGCATATGGCAATGTTCGCCGGGACCATGATTCTGGTGGATGCAGAATACAGTGA
- the LOC115734939 gene encoding uncharacterized protein LOC115734939 isoform X2 encodes MFPNKKHSKRRPRAAAQSSPSAPRAATPAPTALPSSHRPFTPSTSLVDQELETLQDTSSFLLESLQISLDGAATPTSPNPNPRSFPYSVKQQCWDKADRLKGRDPDRWRRDAVGNIVFRKLVGCPGCLCHDYDHIVPYSKVVLWEWEGIQIELVWIHKLSAASNDALGHKYFQCLYQTFDQ; translated from the exons ATGTTCCCCAACAAGAAGCACTCGAAGCGAAGGCCTCGCGCCGCTGCCCAGTCCTCGCCGTCCGCGCCACGCGCCGCCACCCCCGCCCCCACCGCACTGCCTTCATCTCACCGCCCTTTCACCCCCTCAACCTCTCTCGTCGACCAAGAGCTCGAGACTCTCCAGGacacctcctccttcctcttggaGAGCCTCCAAATCTCGCTCGACGGAGCCGCGACCCCCACGAGCCCTAATCCTAACCCCAGGAGCTTCCCTTACAGCGTGAAGCAGCAGTGCTGGGACAAGGCCGACAGGCTCAAGGGCCGTGATCCCGACAGGTGGCGTCGCGACGCCGTCGGGAACATCGTGTTCCGCAAGCTCGTCGGTTGCCCTGGGTGTCTCTGCCACGATTACGATCACATCGTGCCTTACTCTAAG GTGGTTTTATGGGAGTGGGAGGGTATTCAGATTGAGTTGGTGTGGATCCATAAGCTGAGCGCAGCTTCAAACGATGCATTGGGACACAAATATTTCCAATGTCTGTATCAAACTTTTGATCAGTGA
- the LOC115734934 gene encoding thioredoxin-like 1-2, chloroplastic — protein sequence MSCSAKVGTNISGLNGAVVFGSRTKGALGLPSSSGSLSFGESEKTKFPTLRIDFMGRQLVLSDKRVLGDWSRKAPSSFSLRAQASICVSRAMRWWEKTLQPNTLEINSAQELVDSLLNAGDRLVVVDFYSPGCGGCKALHPKICQLAESNPSAIFLKVNYEELRTMCQCLHIHVLPFFRFYRGSEGRLCSFSCTNATIKKFKDAIVKHGVEQCSIGPAKGLDDSELAKLADCGEIPRDLRLPVVTGNMVMMASLEKRAVTRMGTEDKSPLIIV from the exons ATGTCTTGTTCTGCTAAGGTCGGGACAAACATTTCTGGGTTGAATGGGGCCGTTGTTTTCGGCTCGAGAACCAAAGGGGCTCTTGGGCTTCCCTCCTCTTCTGGTTCTCTGTCTTTTGGAGAATCCGAGAAAACAAAGTTCCCTACTTTGAGGATCGATTTCATGGGACGACAGCTGGTTCTCTCGGATAAAAGGGTATTAGGTGACTGGAGCAGGAAAGCACCTTCCAGCTTCTCTTTGCGT GCACAAGCATCGATCTGTGTAAGCAGAGCTATGAGATGGTGGGAGAAGACTCTTCAACCCAACACGTTGGAGATCAACTCTGCTCAAGAACTTGTCGATTCTTTGCTGAATGCTGGTGATCGATTGGTTGTGGTTGATTTTTATTCACCTGGTTGTGGTGGTTGCAAAGCTCTTCACCCCAAG ATTTGTCAGCTGGCGGAGTCTAATCCGAGCGCGATCTTTCTCAAAGTTAATTACGAAGAGCTGAGAACGATGTGCCAGTGCCTCCACATCCATGTCCTTCCGTTCTTTAGATTTTACAGGGGCTCGGAAGGCCGGCTATGCAGCTTCAGCTGCACTAATGCAACC ATCAAGAAGTTCAAAGACGCAATAGTGAAGCACGGGGTCGAGCAATGCAGCATTGGCCCTGCAAAAGGTTTGGATGATTCCGAACTCGCGAAACTAGCGGATTGCGGCGAAATACCGAGAGATCTGCGGTTGCCCGTCGTGACGGGTAACATGGTCATGATGGCTAGCTTGGAGAAGAGAGCGGTCACCAGGATGGGGACTGAAGACAAGAGTCCCTTGATAATTGTTTGA